In Candidatus Edwardsbacteria bacterium, the following are encoded in one genomic region:
- a CDS encoding DUF523 and DUF1722 domain-containing protein translates to MKKPHRPVVVISKCLTFAACRYNSLMVGSETVEALKKHVDFIPICPEMEIGLGIPRQPIRVIESKDETRLVQPSSGLDVTKKMQAFSQKFLNNLKEADGFLLKSRSPSCGIKDVKFYAGPEQSVPLGKAQGFFGKAVLEKFPEAAIEDEARLDNFSVREHFFTKLFALADLRRVINSGEMKELVAFHSRNKYLLMAYSQAKLKILGRIVANHENKYFIDLTEDYRVEFSAALAHAPKHTSHINALMHTLGYFSDKISSGEKQYFLDSLQDYRNGKLPLSVPQSLIRSWIVRFNEEYLKDQTFFRPFPEELTEIADSGKRRKY, encoded by the coding sequence ATGAAAAAACCCCATAGGCCTGTCGTCGTAATCAGCAAGTGCCTGACCTTTGCCGCCTGCCGTTATAACAGCCTGATGGTAGGCTCCGAAACGGTCGAAGCCCTGAAAAAGCACGTGGACTTCATCCCGATCTGCCCGGAGATGGAGATCGGGCTGGGCATTCCCCGCCAGCCAATTCGGGTGATTGAAAGCAAGGACGAAACCCGGCTGGTCCAGCCATCCAGCGGCCTGGATGTCACCAAAAAAATGCAGGCTTTCAGTCAGAAGTTTCTGAATAATTTAAAAGAAGCCGATGGCTTCCTGCTCAAGAGCCGCTCGCCCTCATGCGGGATCAAAGATGTCAAATTCTATGCCGGGCCGGAGCAATCGGTGCCTCTGGGCAAGGCCCAGGGTTTCTTCGGGAAAGCGGTGCTGGAAAAATTTCCCGAAGCCGCCATCGAGGATGAGGCCCGGCTTGATAATTTTTCCGTCCGGGAGCATTTCTTCACCAAGCTGTTCGCCCTGGCTGACCTGAGAAGAGTTATCAATTCCGGAGAGATGAAAGAGTTGGTGGCCTTCCACTCCCGGAATAAATATCTGCTGATGGCCTACAGCCAGGCCAAACTGAAGATTTTGGGCCGCATCGTAGCCAATCATGAAAATAAATATTTTATCGACCTGACAGAGGACTACAGGGTCGAATTCTCGGCCGCCCTGGCCCACGCACCCAAACATACCTCGCACATCAACGCGCTGATGCACACCCTGGGGTATTTTTCGGATAAGATCTCCTCCGGCGAGAAACAATATTTTCTGGATTCCCTGCAAGACTACCGCAACGGCAAGCTGCCGTTAAGCGTGCCCCAGAGCCTGATCCGGTCGTGGATAGTGCGGTTCAATGAGGAATACCTGAAGGACCAGACCTTTTTCCGGCCGTTTCCCGAGGAGCTGACAGAGATAGCCGATTCGGGAAAAAGAAGAAAATATTAG
- a CDS encoding YggU family protein, giving the protein MLINLKIIPNAKQAKIISEGDGYKVYIPAPAVDGKANAYLVKFLAEHFKVRKSAVTLVRGETNRHKVVEITGL; this is encoded by the coding sequence ATGCTCATCAATCTCAAAATAATCCCCAATGCCAAACAGGCCAAGATCATTTCCGAGGGCGACGGCTACAAGGTCTACATCCCGGCCCCGGCGGTGGATGGCAAAGCGAACGCATATCTGGTAAAATTTCTGGCGGAACATTTCAAGGTGCGTAAAAGCGCCGTCACCCTGGTCCGCGGCGAGACCAACCGTCATAAGGTGGTGGAGATAACCGGCCTATGA